The following coding sequences lie in one Armatimonadota bacterium genomic window:
- a CDS encoding GNAT family N-acetyltransferase has translation MLEVCPGQESDKSWIEEALIREWDGPMIERAGEFIDARTLPAIVAWIGGRRVGLATLLHLPGATEIMTINSFEKGMSIGTEMLAWIERDAMDRGSTKIVVFTSNDNIDALRFYQRRGFRLEKIWRDSITEARKVKTTIPLKGHYGIPCCDEIELTKDLPIRV, from the coding sequence ATGCTCGAAGTATGTCCTGGCCAGGAGTCTGATAAGTCATGGATTGAGGAAGCCTTGATCCGTGAGTGGGATGGCCCAATGATTGAGCGAGCGGGCGAATTTATTGATGCCCGCACTCTGCCCGCTATCGTCGCCTGGATCGGTGGCCGTCGCGTTGGGCTTGCAACCCTGCTTCATTTGCCCGGTGCAACCGAGATCATGACCATCAACAGCTTTGAAAAGGGTATGTCGATCGGCACAGAAATGTTGGCCTGGATCGAACGCGATGCCATGGACCGAGGCTCGACGAAAATTGTCGTCTTCACCAGCAACGATAATATCGATGCTTTGCGGTTTTACCAACGACGCGGCTTTCGACTGGAAAAGATCTGGCGAGATTCCATCACGGAAGCGAGGAAGGTCAAAACGACGATCCCTTTGAAAGGGCACTACGGAATCCCTTGTTGCGACGAGATCGAGCTAACCAAGGACTTGCCGATCCGTGTATAA
- a CDS encoding LacI family DNA-binding transcriptional regulator, which produces MAVTMRDVAAKAGVTPTVVSRVLHNKATSVRVSQATAERVRMIAKEMNYRVNVTARNFRDQQTMMIGILHGVGFERQPLSEGSRYFACLVDGIIDRAFHHGYSVTFCPALMGDDPGQALSDGRFDGLIWYSTDLTKQNVDLIENCRSPLVVLHASESDFDGKVASVICDNYDGISQAVDHLVSLGHERLGFVLEKKDSFSEAKVRANVFQKVVTERGLSYNEDSLIYAEEDWSGLHASLHTTECTALVCSSETVASHVLRVAKETGISIPDELSVIGFDSTEFCDGLSPKLSAIRQPLRRMGSAAVDLLIGEISQFSSEKKHLVIPCGFDVRESTTTLKTTKK; this is translated from the coding sequence ATGGCAGTCACGATGCGCGATGTTGCGGCAAAGGCTGGGGTCACACCCACCGTCGTTTCGCGCGTCCTCCATAACAAGGCCACTTCGGTCCGAGTCAGCCAAGCCACCGCCGAACGCGTTCGCATGATCGCCAAGGAAATGAACTACCGGGTCAACGTTACGGCCCGTAATTTCCGCGACCAGCAGACGATGATGATCGGCATCCTGCACGGGGTCGGTTTCGAACGACAGCCCCTCTCGGAAGGCAGCCGGTACTTCGCCTGTCTCGTCGACGGAATCATCGATCGAGCTTTCCATCACGGCTATAGCGTGACGTTCTGCCCGGCGTTGATGGGCGACGATCCTGGGCAGGCGCTTTCGGACGGTCGGTTCGATGGACTGATCTGGTACAGCACCGACCTGACGAAGCAGAACGTCGACCTCATCGAAAATTGCCGATCTCCGCTCGTGGTTCTCCACGCCAGCGAATCGGATTTCGATGGCAAAGTCGCTTCCGTCATCTGCGACAACTACGACGGCATTTCGCAGGCGGTCGACCATCTCGTGAGCTTGGGCCACGAGAGACTCGGCTTCGTTCTCGAAAAGAAGGACTCCTTCTCCGAAGCCAAGGTCCGCGCAAACGTCTTCCAGAAAGTGGTGACTGAACGCGGTCTGAGCTACAACGAAGACAGTCTCATCTACGCCGAAGAAGACTGGAGCGGCTTGCATGCCAGTCTGCATACCACTGAATGCACGGCACTCGTGTGTTCGAGCGAAACGGTCGCCTCTCACGTCCTTCGCGTGGCCAAGGAGACTGGGATATCCATCCCCGACGAACTGTCGGTGATCGGCTTCGACTCGACCGAATTCTGCGATGGCCTTTCGCCGAAGCTATCGGCCATTCGACAGCCTCTTCGAAGAATGGGATCGGCCGCGGTCGACCTGCTCATTGGAGAGATCAGCCAATTTTCCTCAGAGAAAAAGCACCTCGTCATTCCATGTGGATTCGATGTTCGCGAATCTACCACGACCTTAAAAACAACGAAGAAATAA
- the rsgA gene encoding ribosome small subunit-dependent GTPase A, which produces MPKPVKETISAKLATRLSYLEPEQLDGLIQRVKQLKKRSGKPNESLDLWVERAIRKEERTLQSACNQRLAVVTSVFANEIDVEVDGETVRIQRGTHLLAPGDEVRIGEASGRLSVLELLPRRTKLSRPDVDNGNLERLIVANVDVVVIVVSVVTPPLHPRLIDRYLVAIQNGGAKPVICVNKIDLLEDHSELEVLEPYRGIGLPVFECSTADGRGIDDLRKHLQGQTFAFVGHSGVGKSSLANAFAPELNLKTKGLMEGYGRGAHTTTVSSLHRLANGTTLIDTPGIRSFGLWSTSLDEIERSFPEFVGISCRFRDCSHTAEPGCGVLEAVENGQISSDRYQTFLRLKEEIG; this is translated from the coding sequence ATTCCCAAACCAGTGAAAGAAACGATTTCCGCGAAACTCGCCACCCGTCTGTCCTACCTCGAACCCGAGCAGTTGGACGGCCTGATTCAACGCGTCAAACAACTCAAAAAGCGCTCCGGCAAACCAAACGAGAGTCTCGACCTATGGGTTGAGCGGGCGATCCGCAAAGAAGAGCGGACCCTGCAGTCGGCCTGCAATCAACGGCTTGCCGTCGTGACTAGTGTCTTCGCCAACGAGATTGATGTCGAAGTCGATGGCGAGACCGTACGAATTCAGCGCGGGACCCATCTGCTGGCTCCTGGCGACGAGGTTCGCATTGGCGAAGCCAGCGGTCGATTGTCGGTCCTCGAACTTCTGCCCCGTCGGACCAAGCTGTCTCGTCCCGACGTGGACAACGGAAACCTCGAACGTCTGATCGTGGCGAACGTCGACGTGGTGGTCATCGTCGTGTCGGTCGTGACGCCCCCGCTGCATCCTCGCCTGATAGATCGCTACTTGGTTGCCATTCAAAACGGCGGCGCGAAGCCCGTCATCTGCGTCAACAAAATCGACTTGTTGGAGGACCATAGCGAGTTGGAAGTCCTGGAGCCGTATCGAGGCATCGGGCTTCCGGTCTTTGAATGTTCGACCGCCGATGGGAGAGGCATCGACGACCTCCGAAAGCATCTTCAAGGCCAAACCTTTGCTTTTGTCGGCCACTCGGGCGTCGGGAAGTCGTCATTGGCCAACGCCTTCGCTCCCGAATTGAACCTGAAGACCAAGGGATTGATGGAAGGATATGGGCGCGGCGCCCACACGACGACGGTTAGCTCCCTGCATCGTCTGGCCAACGGCACGACGCTCATCGACACGCCAGGCATCCGTTCATTCGGACTCTGGTCGACGAGCCTCGATGAGATCGAGCGATCCTTCCCCGAGTTTGTCGGCATAAGCTGTCGATTCCGAGACTGCTCGCACACCGCCGAACCCGGATGCGGTGTACTTGAAGCCGTCGAAAACGGCCAGATTTCGTCCGATCGGTACCAAACTTTCTTGCGACTCAAGGAGGAAATCGGCTAA
- a CDS encoding NUDIX domain-containing protein gives MSEPIAEILETKEVFHKRIFRWLSIRFRAKKFDGTLSEPIEHLVLNRGDSVGILLHDLATDEIVLVEQFRVSAFENGPGRLLEIPAGRIDDGESAEASAKREAIEETGAEPESIQLVASFYLSPGACTERLSLFYCPFPTGLTVLAHAGLAHESEDLRVHRVPTSEADEMVKNGTIIDAKSIIAIQWLLAHRQT, from the coding sequence ATGTCCGAACCGATCGCCGAGATTTTGGAAACCAAGGAAGTCTTTCACAAGCGCATCTTCCGCTGGCTTTCGATCCGCTTCCGAGCCAAGAAGTTCGACGGGACCCTCTCGGAGCCAATCGAACACCTGGTCCTGAACCGAGGCGACAGCGTCGGCATCCTCTTACATGATCTTGCAACCGACGAGATCGTGCTGGTCGAGCAGTTTCGTGTATCGGCCTTCGAAAACGGCCCGGGCCGACTACTCGAAATCCCGGCTGGACGCATCGACGACGGCGAATCCGCGGAGGCAAGCGCCAAGCGAGAGGCGATAGAAGAGACCGGAGCCGAACCCGAGTCGATCCAGTTAGTGGCTAGCTTCTACCTATCCCCGGGTGCTTGCACGGAGCGGCTGAGTTTGTTCTATTGCCCGTTTCCTACCGGCCTGACTGTTCTCGCCCACGCCGGTCTGGCGCATGAAAGCGAAGACCTGCGAGTCCACCGCGTCCCGACGTCAGAAGCGGACGAAATGGTGAAGAACGGCACCATCATCGATGCCAAGTCCATCATCGCCATTCAGTGGCTTCTTGCCCACAGACAAACCTAA
- a CDS encoding YHS domain-containing protein, which yields MSAETKPEAKSDSTPTATPAAFTNDKGDIVCPVTGDTIASPDKAVGHQDYNGKRYYFCCPGCPDQFKADPAKFEDGKALKKT from the coding sequence ATGAGTGCCGAGACCAAGCCGGAAGCCAAGTCCGACTCGACTCCGACCGCAACCCCGGCCGCCTTCACTAACGACAAGGGCGACATCGTTTGCCCCGTCACTGGCGACACCATCGCTTCGCCGGATAAGGCTGTTGGCCACCAGGACTACAACGGCAAACGGTATTATTTCTGCTGCCCCGGCTGCCCGGATCAGTTCAAAGCCGATCCCGCGAAGTTCGAAGATGGCAAGGCTCTGAAGAAGACCTGA
- a CDS encoding sigma-70 family RNA polymerase sigma factor, translating into MLFRRKLRIGEQSAFVKQLYLRKSSSTARDCEENLDAEDFALVARLYADHSENLLRFCFRLCGDADGAQDLLMETIHAAPGAIKRFSRRSSVKTWLYRIALNKWREGRRTLQRRQELDRVHAPKQPSRDRDLVIAIESELANLSEPLLEAFTLVKMEGLKYREAAKILDVPIGTVQSRVHSACEQMRERLQEVL; encoded by the coding sequence ATTCTTTTTCGAAGAAAATTGCGTATTGGCGAACAAAGCGCGTTCGTGAAACAACTGTACCTACGGAAAAGCTCGTCGACCGCGCGAGATTGTGAGGAGAACCTGGACGCAGAGGACTTTGCCCTTGTCGCACGGCTGTACGCCGACCACTCGGAGAATCTGCTTCGGTTCTGCTTCCGGCTCTGCGGAGACGCCGATGGCGCGCAGGACCTTTTGATGGAAACGATTCACGCGGCTCCGGGGGCGATCAAACGCTTCAGTCGACGGAGTTCGGTCAAGACTTGGCTGTATCGCATCGCCCTGAATAAGTGGCGAGAGGGACGGCGCACTCTCCAGCGCCGCCAAGAGCTTGACCGAGTCCATGCCCCGAAGCAACCGTCAAGGGATCGGGATTTGGTCATCGCCATCGAATCCGAACTCGCCAATCTTTCAGAGCCTCTCTTGGAAGCATTCACGCTGGTCAAGATGGAGGGACTTAAGTACCGTGAGGCGGCAAAGATTCTGGACGTGCCGATTGGCACCGTGCAATCAAGGGTCCACTCGGCTTGTGAGCAGATGCGCGAGCGCCTACAGGAGGTTTTGTGA
- a CDS encoding prepilin-type N-terminal cleavage/methylation domain-containing protein, with product MKRRGFTLIELLVVIAIIAILAAILFPVFAQAKVAAKKAADISNQKQLTLGHMMYASDNDDYFCRNFYVLTNNGAWAEDINWAKAILPYLKSGKASLYDTAGGIFQTPGTPYDRGYAVHDKIMPSCTVNDWGARLCADPGPGSVSQTQIGNLTSKLIVTTTGVNPTWGDHGAPGSNMDSSWWWWGGADDHYDPGTKTCGNNAWPPDVYGAKAGFRCYNKDNTDWPNWSMPRFRFNDGANVGYADGHTKFSRVENFNWCTMMYVDGLYPSDTWTFDPGNFCAPFSALK from the coding sequence ATGAAACGTAGAGGTTTCACACTTATCGAACTGCTTGTCGTTATCGCGATCATCGCAATCTTGGCGGCGATCCTATTCCCTGTATTTGCTCAAGCGAAAGTCGCCGCTAAAAAGGCCGCCGACATCAGCAACCAAAAGCAGCTGACCTTGGGCCATATGATGTATGCGTCGGACAACGACGACTACTTCTGCCGCAACTTTTATGTTCTGACGAACAACGGAGCTTGGGCGGAAGACATCAACTGGGCAAAGGCCATCCTTCCCTACCTGAAGAGCGGCAAAGCTTCTCTGTACGACACCGCAGGTGGCATTTTCCAGACCCCAGGCACGCCGTACGACCGCGGCTATGCGGTCCATGACAAGATCATGCCGTCCTGTACGGTCAACGACTGGGGCGCACGACTTTGTGCCGATCCCGGACCCGGTTCCGTCTCGCAAACGCAGATCGGCAACCTGACCAGCAAGCTCATCGTCACCACGACTGGTGTTAACCCGACGTGGGGCGACCATGGCGCTCCCGGCTCCAACATGGACTCGTCCTGGTGGTGGTGGGGCGGTGCCGACGATCACTATGATCCGGGTACCAAGACTTGCGGCAACAACGCATGGCCGCCCGACGTCTACGGCGCCAAAGCTGGCTTCCGCTGCTACAACAAGGACAATACGGATTGGCCGAACTGGTCGATGCCTCGATTCCGCTTCAACGATGGTGCCAACGTAGGCTACGCCGACGGTCACACCAAGTTCTCGCGAGTTGAGAACTTCAACTGGTGCACGATGATGTACGTCGACGGCCTGTATCCGTCGGATACGTGGACGTTCGATCCGGGCAACTTCTGCGCTCCATTCTCCGCCCTCAAGTAA
- a CDS encoding PEP-CTERM sorting domain-containing protein (PEP-CTERM proteins occur, often in large numbers, in the proteomes of bacteria that also encode an exosortase, a predicted intramembrane cysteine proteinase. The presence of a PEP-CTERM domain at a protein's C-terminus predicts cleavage within the sorting domain, followed by covalent anchoring to some some component of the (usually Gram-negative) cell surface. Many PEP-CTERM proteins exhibit an unusual sequence composition that includes large numbers of potential glycosylation sites. Expression of one such protein has been shown restore the ability of a bacterium to form floc, a type of biofilm.), whose protein sequence is MAGLICYNGRMRWMTCLGVVLCGFSMAHADLLSYHFDTDNEGWRRADFNPSTLVLTDMGAATWNAGGYIDAPDFSNWSFHVSPILSGGFASASSLSFDYSSDFSDGPYPFVVMASTTGAIYQTTSVPADGAFHHYSYDFTPGTWLYSNGVDFRAATSADISSVLGGLVRIGINADQESGPDYTRLDNVVLVPEPISLLGLGFGLMVLAARRRKA, encoded by the coding sequence ATGGCGGGCCTGATCTGTTACAATGGCCGTATGCGTTGGATGACTTGTTTGGGCGTGGTTTTGTGTGGATTTTCGATGGCTCATGCCGACCTCCTTTCGTATCACTTCGATACCGACAACGAAGGATGGCGACGGGCGGATTTCAACCCTTCAACTCTGGTTCTGACAGACATGGGTGCCGCTACCTGGAACGCGGGCGGGTACATCGACGCACCGGACTTTTCCAACTGGTCTTTTCACGTCAGCCCTATCCTCTCGGGCGGCTTTGCGAGCGCGTCGTCGCTGTCGTTCGACTACTCGTCGGACTTCTCCGACGGGCCCTATCCTTTCGTGGTTATGGCGAGCACGACCGGTGCCATCTATCAGACGACGTCCGTGCCTGCCGATGGAGCATTTCATCACTACTCGTACGACTTCACGCCCGGAACCTGGCTCTACAGCAATGGCGTCGATTTCCGAGCCGCAACCTCGGCCGATATATCGAGCGTGCTCGGCGGTTTGGTGAGAATCGGTATCAACGCTGATCAAGAATCCGGTCCTGACTACACTCGGTTAGATAACGTCGTGCTCGTCCCGGAGCCAATTTCCTTGCTTGGATTAGGATTCGGTCTAATGGTCTTGGCAGCGCGCCGACGGAAGGCATAG
- a CDS encoding methionine adenosyltransferase — protein sequence MKIYTSESVSIGHPDKVADQISDALLDEFLKQDPKSRVAVETMLAHGVAVVSGEVTTNAYVNVQEVVRDTIKSIGYTNTAVGFDGDNCGVLVAIQGQSNDIAMGVDTGGAGDQGMMFGYATNETKELMPLPIAIAHAIMRKAVEVRRSSPGLGLRPDAKSQVSVIYDNEGIPKTIDTVVVSHQHDDHDALGNEIPQEEIRNRVRQSIIEPVLAEYEEYRNSDITFHINPTGRFVTGGPAGDTGLTGRKIIVDTYGGMAPHGGGAFSGKDPTKVDRSAAYVSRFLAKNIVAAGLASRCVVQLAYAIGVAQPVAINLETFGTETEDPDVVVKRIKDNFDLSPAGIIKTLNLLETKYLPTAKNGHFGNPVFPWESTSAASLLK from the coding sequence ATGAAGATTTACACATCCGAGAGCGTCAGCATTGGGCATCCCGACAAAGTCGCTGACCAGATCTCGGACGCCCTTCTCGACGAGTTTCTGAAGCAAGATCCGAAGTCTCGTGTGGCGGTCGAAACCATGCTAGCCCACGGCGTCGCCGTGGTATCGGGAGAAGTGACGACCAACGCCTACGTCAACGTCCAAGAGGTCGTTCGCGACACCATCAAGTCGATCGGCTACACCAACACCGCCGTCGGATTCGACGGCGACAATTGCGGCGTTTTGGTCGCGATCCAAGGCCAGTCCAACGACATCGCGATGGGCGTTGACACCGGTGGAGCTGGTGACCAAGGCATGATGTTCGGCTATGCGACGAACGAGACGAAGGAGCTGATGCCTCTTCCGATCGCCATCGCCCATGCCATCATGCGCAAGGCAGTGGAAGTGCGACGGTCCAGCCCAGGTCTTGGCCTTCGCCCCGACGCAAAGAGCCAGGTTTCGGTCATCTACGACAACGAAGGTATTCCGAAGACCATCGACACCGTGGTGGTCTCGCATCAGCACGACGATCACGACGCGCTCGGCAATGAGATTCCACAAGAGGAGATCCGCAACCGCGTTCGGCAGTCGATCATCGAGCCGGTTTTGGCCGAATACGAGGAGTATCGCAACAGCGACATTACCTTCCACATCAACCCAACGGGGCGATTTGTCACCGGTGGCCCGGCGGGCGACACGGGTCTGACGGGTCGAAAGATTATTGTGGACACGTACGGGGGCATGGCCCCTCACGGCGGCGGGGCTTTCAGCGGCAAAGATCCGACAAAGGTCGACCGTTCGGCGGCGTATGTGTCGCGGTTCCTGGCGAAGAACATCGTGGCGGCCGGATTGGCCAGTCGATGTGTGGTTCAGCTTGCCTACGCGATCGGCGTGGCTCAGCCAGTGGCCATCAACCTGGAAACGTTTGGGACAGAAACCGAAGATCCAGATGTGGTGGTCAAGCGCATCAAGGACAACTTCGATCTATCGCCGGCGGGCATCATCAAGACGCTCAACCTGCTGGAAACCAAATACCTTCCGACGGCCAAGAACGGCCACTTCGGCAACCCGGTATTTCCGTGGGAGTCGACTTCAGCGGCGAGTCTGCTGAAGTAA
- a CDS encoding aminotransferase class V-fold PLP-dependent enzyme, with protein MAKGGRTDTIHPVVSESLRDLFLLEQDVVFLNHGSFGACPKPVFEKYQEWQLRLERQPVHFFARVLRPALVETRSILAEYLGARTDCVVPVTNATFGVNVIAKSLKLEPGDEILSNEHEYGACVRAWQRVCEKTGAVYVSAPIPDPIESLEHIAEAIWSQVTDRTKVLFISHITSPSGIVFPAEELGRRARERGILVVVDGAHAPSQVPLDLANFPCDFYTGNCHKWLCAPKGTGFLFAQPDKKDLIEPLVVSWGNNNPDVPKDPYVDELQFFGTHDPSAFLTVPAAIEFQKEHDWDSVRARCQEMVRWVKDELESLPNVRPWYPTDSSMQKQMTSVKLPGKDGTEVYKYLMDEYKIEIPSFTLNGETVLRVSVQGYTTQRDLETLVEAVRRLG; from the coding sequence ATCGCGAAGGGCGGCCGGACAGATACAATCCATCCTGTTGTGTCGGAATCGCTTCGGGACCTTTTCCTTTTAGAACAGGACGTCGTCTTTCTCAATCACGGGTCATTCGGCGCTTGTCCGAAACCAGTCTTCGAAAAGTATCAGGAATGGCAATTGCGCCTTGAGCGGCAACCGGTCCATTTCTTCGCGCGTGTGCTGAGACCCGCGCTGGTCGAAACGCGATCCATTCTGGCGGAGTACCTTGGGGCGCGAACCGACTGCGTAGTTCCGGTGACCAACGCGACATTTGGCGTGAACGTCATCGCCAAATCGTTGAAGCTAGAGCCGGGCGACGAAATTCTCTCGAACGAGCACGAGTACGGCGCTTGCGTGCGAGCATGGCAAAGGGTGTGCGAGAAGACCGGGGCGGTGTACGTTTCGGCTCCTATTCCCGACCCAATCGAGTCGCTGGAGCACATCGCGGAGGCGATCTGGAGTCAGGTGACGGACCGCACAAAGGTGCTTTTCATCAGCCACATCACCTCGCCCTCGGGCATCGTGTTTCCAGCCGAAGAATTAGGACGACGGGCTCGCGAACGAGGGATTCTAGTCGTCGTCGACGGAGCTCATGCACCCAGCCAGGTTCCGCTCGACCTCGCGAACTTCCCGTGCGACTTCTATACGGGTAATTGTCATAAGTGGCTTTGCGCGCCCAAGGGAACCGGCTTTTTGTTCGCCCAGCCCGACAAGAAAGACCTCATTGAGCCGCTGGTGGTGAGCTGGGGCAATAACAATCCCGACGTACCCAAAGATCCGTACGTGGATGAGCTTCAGTTCTTTGGAACGCATGACCCATCGGCATTTCTGACCGTACCGGCTGCGATCGAGTTTCAAAAGGAGCACGACTGGGATTCGGTGCGGGCGAGGTGCCAGGAGATGGTTCGGTGGGTGAAGGACGAACTGGAAAGCTTGCCGAATGTGCGGCCGTGGTACCCAACCGACTCCTCGATGCAGAAACAAATGACTTCGGTGAAGCTCCCTGGTAAGGATGGAACGGAGGTCTACAAGTACCTGATGGACGAATACAAGATTGAGATTCCCTCGTTTACACTCAATGGAGAAACGGTCCTGCGCGTGTCGGTGCAGGGTTACACCACTCAGCGCGACCTGGAGACCCTGGTCGAAGCGGTCCGGCGGTTAGGCTAG
- the trxA gene encoding thioredoxin codes for MEQSVMSNPIIQLTTANFKSEVLDNETPILIDFWAPWCGPCRAMKPILAEVAETVAGKARIAQLNVDDEPEIASIFGISSIPTCYLMKGNRALTSFTGVLPPGEVASRILAKVDAV; via the coding sequence ATGGAACAATCCGTCATGTCAAATCCCATCATTCAGCTCACTACGGCCAACTTTAAGTCCGAAGTTCTTGATAACGAAACCCCCATTCTCATCGACTTCTGGGCGCCGTGGTGCGGTCCGTGTCGAGCCATGAAGCCGATCCTTGCCGAAGTGGCCGAGACCGTCGCCGGCAAAGCTCGCATCGCCCAGCTCAACGTCGACGATGAACCTGAAATCGCTTCAATCTTCGGCATCAGCAGTATTCCGACCTGCTATCTGATGAAGGGTAATCGAGCCCTCACTTCATTCACGGGAGTCTTGCCACCAGGCGAAGTAGCGAGCCGAATCCTCGCCAAAGTTGACGCCGTTTAG
- a CDS encoding prepilin-type N-terminal cleavage/methylation domain-containing protein, producing the protein MRCKTKAFTLIELLVVIAIIAIVAAILFPVFAQAKGASKKTAAMSNLSQIAKGVQLYLGDSDDHLPPQHEAVPQWPGFDTLLIIVSDNEPTLVDTYEPYVKNKDVWFSPEDRLDKKGQTSFVFNGQLVYAWSMSAIPRPAEAIYMTDRSDIPSSLPGGKNLEDYAWWTFTQNLITSESQLPGTLEPTKVVTRISPNRYTGKVALYQFLDSHVKAMKFDQTWGDKSKNLHYATKL; encoded by the coding sequence ATGAGGTGCAAAACCAAAGCCTTCACGCTCATCGAACTTTTAGTGGTGATCGCCATTATCGCCATTGTGGCGGCGATTCTGTTTCCCGTCTTTGCCCAGGCAAAAGGCGCGAGCAAGAAGACCGCGGCCATGAGCAACCTTAGCCAGATCGCCAAAGGCGTTCAGCTCTATCTCGGGGACAGCGATGACCACCTTCCACCGCAGCACGAAGCCGTTCCACAATGGCCGGGATTCGATACGCTCCTCATTATTGTCAGCGACAACGAGCCGACCTTAGTGGACACCTACGAGCCATATGTGAAGAACAAGGACGTCTGGTTTTCGCCCGAGGACCGACTAGACAAGAAGGGACAAACGAGCTTTGTTTTCAACGGCCAACTGGTCTATGCATGGAGCATGAGCGCAATACCTCGACCAGCCGAAGCGATCTATATGACAGACCGAAGCGACATTCCTTCGTCCCTTCCCGGAGGCAAGAACCTCGAAGATTACGCCTGGTGGACGTTCACTCAAAACCTGATCACGTCGGAAAGCCAACTCCCCGGAACGCTTGAGCCGACCAAAGTGGTGACGAGGATTTCACCCAATCGATACACCGGCAAAGTTGCGCTCTATCAATTCCTCGACTCCCACGTGAAAGCGATGAAGTTCGACCAGACCTGGGGAGACAAGAGCAAGAACCTCCACTACGCAACCAAACTATGA